TTCATTTCCAAAGACAGGAAAAAAGACATATATACTGTTAAACCTTGCATAACTCCGTTTCACTTATCAAACACTACTCTTGAATACGTCTATGGGAGGAATGCAAGTTGACGAAGAAGTATAACAAAGGCAGCGAAAATCAAAATTCACCAAAACGGGGCACAACCGAGTTTGCCTCAGAAATCACCCACGGAGATAACAGTAAAGGGAATAAACATAATAAAGATCAGAGAAACAAGTCGAAGTGACAGATGTCTGTCCTGTGATGAGAAGGAGGAAATGAGATTGGATTATAATCGTGCAAAGCAGATATTATCTTCATCAGCTGAGGTGGAAGTGAAGTATCGGGACGCTTCCGTGTGGATCGATTCGGTCAATGAAGATGGGAGAACAGCCGTTGTTCATCTCCGTGGTCCATTGGAAGAACGTTCGGAGGTAAGTATCGAAGACTTAGAGGAAGCATAAAAAAGAGACGATATGGCCCGGCCATATCGTCTTCTTTATTTGCTTAATGTTTTTCACGGTCCTTGTCTTTATCATGATGTCCTTTATGCTTACCTTTGCCTTTCAGGATATCAAAGATCAGTTTCGCTTGATCCGTATTATCGATTCGTCCTGCAAAGCGTTCTTTTTCTGGACCGAATGCGTATACAGGAACGTCATCACCTGTGTGGCCGCCAGTCGTCCAACCAGTGCCGGAGCGCTTATCAAAGATTTTTTCAATTGCATCATCGATTTTCGTTTGGTCGCCGGTTTCGGCTGCTGTTTTGACAGAAGCGACTTCCTCTTCCGTCAGTTCCAGGTCGATGTTTTCTGCAAGTGTATCTTCCACTGAAGCACCGTTGACGATTTGCTCTGCCATGTAGTCAGGCGTATGCTTCGCCGCTTGGATCGGAGCCGGATCCCAGTTATACTCACCGTCGGCACCGATAGAAATGCCGCCTGTGGAGTGGTCAGCTGTTACGATGACAAGCGTTTCACCATTTTCTTTCGCGAAGTCCCTTACTTTTTCAAAAGCCAGTTCGAAGTCCTTCATTTCACTCATGGCAGCAACAACGTCGTTGTCATGGCCTGCCCAGTCGATTTGACTTCCTTCCACCATCAGGAAGAAACCTTTTTTATTGTTCTCCAAACGATCAAGGGCAGCTGTCGTCATATCAGCAAGGCTGGGCTGCTTCTCATCACGGTCGATCATCTTATCCATTCCCGACTCTGCGAAAAGCCCAAGCACCTGCTCATTATCATCCTTGCCAAGTTCCTCTGCAGATTTCACATAGCTATAGCCATCATTCTTGAACTCATCGGCAAGATTACGGTCTTCACGTTCGAAGAAATCCGTTCCTCCGCCAAGCATGACGTCAATTTTATGTTTTCCATTAATCATTTCATCATAGTAGTCATTTGCAATCGCATCTTCACTTTTACGCTGCTCCTCATGTGCCCCGTAAGATGCAGGCGTCGCATGCGTGATCTGTGATGTAGAGACGATCCCTGTTGACATGCCATTTTCTTTCGCTTGTTCCAATACCGTTTTGACATCTGATTTATCATTATCAACGGCAATTGCATTATTGTACGTTTTCACACCGCCGCTCATCGCTGTCGCAGCAGCTGCAGAGTCGGTTACGTTCTCTTTTTCATCTTCTGGATACGTTGTTTGGAGGCCGACAAGATAAGGATCAAATGCGGTATTCTCCATCTCTGCCGTATCAGGGTTGTCATTCATATAACGAAGGCCGGTTGTATACGGTACACCCATACCATCACCGATCATGAAAATGACGTTCTTCGGTTTACCATGTTTGTAATCCTTCGCTTCTACTTCTGTGTTGTCCTGGTTCATTCCTATGAAACTCCCAAGAGCAAGTGTAGACACTACCGCTACAGGAAGGATCTTCTTCATTGATTTCTTCATTTACCCTACCTCCTATTTTTTCGAGTACATGTAGAAGGATAAAGGGGAAATGTGAAGAACCATTTGCAAAACCAATACAGCAGTGTAAAGCTTCTGTAAACACAGAAAAAACAGGAGAAAAGCCCCCTGTTTTTTCTGTGTAGTCCATGAATTTGGTCACGTTTATTTTCTATATTTTTCTTTCACCATTCATATGGGGTGCTATTCCCTAATCAAAGGCAGGGTGCAGCAGCGGAATGAACCACCTGATTTAATGATTTCTGATAAATCCAGTTCAATGACTTCGAAGCCCTTGTCACGGATCCGTTCATTCATCGAATGATTTTGAACGAGGGAGATGATCTTGTTATCGCCGATCGCCAATACATTCGGTCCCATTTGGAATTGCTCATCATCTGACACGGTGATCACTTGATAGTGCTCCTTGATGAGTGCAAGATCTTCAGGGGAAAATGCCGGCGGATAGACAATCGCCCATTCACTTGAGATGATTGTGAAAACACAATCGAGATGCAGGATATCATCTTTCAAGGGGATTTCATGGACGGTGTATTCAGGCAGCTGGTTCCGCAGGGATTGGATGGCCAGTTGATTCGTGCGGCCGCTCACCCCGATCCAGATATTTTCCCCATCGACAAGTACATCTCCCCCTTCAATGGAATGAAGCAGTCCACGACTTGGCACTTCATTTGCCTTCAGCCAATTCTTCAACGTTTCCACTTCTCCACTGCGCACATCCGTGTTCATGGAAGCAACGAAGAAATGTTCATGGATCGTGAAGCCGATGTCCCTTGTAAAGACTTGTTCATTGAATGCTGGGGACGGCGTGAGGTGAATGACCTCTGAGCCGTGCTTTTCCAACGTCTCGACGAATGTTTTGTGCTGTTCGACCGCTTTATCTATATTGATATTCTCTTTAAGAAAATGCTTTTGTGTTTCATTTATGATTTCATTAATTCTCATATATTCCGGGGAAACCACCATAACCTTCTTTAATTTCCCATACTCGTTAGCACAATATGTTTTATGGTTAGGTGCCATTGGGGAATTCAAACTCATCATTATACCCTCCAAATATTTACTCTTCGGAACTGCTTTTCCCTATTATTATGATAATAAAACTTCCTTTTTATAAGTTATGCGGAAGCAGCATGAGCAGGGACAACGGAGGGCTGACATTGTGAAAATAGGGCTGTTGTCCTTGGGTGATTTTCTACCCTACAAAAAAAGCAGCAAAAAGAAGCTGACACATTACACGCCAGCTACCTTCCCTGTTACGATTCTTCCTTAATGGACCATCCGATCGTGGTCCTTCCAGTACGCTTTTCTGATGACCACCTTTTGGATTTTCCCTGAAGCGGTTTTCGGTAATTCAGCGGCGAAGCTGATGCTCTTCGGTGCTTTGAAGTGGGCAAGCTTTTCCCGGCAGAATGCAATGAGCTCCTCTTCGGTCAAGCTGCGCCCTTCCCTCAGGACCACAACGGCATGGGGCACTTCTCCCCAGCGTTCATGGGGGACGGCAACGACCGCTGCCTCAAGGACACTGTCATGTTCATACAGGGCCCCCTCGACTTCAATGGAAGAGATGTTTTCTCCGCCGCTGATGATGACATCTTTCATCCTGTCGACAATTTCGATGAACCCATCTCCATCAACCGTCGCCATATCACCGGTATGGAGCCACCCGTCCCTGATTGCCCGGTTTGTTGCGTCGGGATTTTTATAATAGCCTTCCATCACCGTATTCGTCCTTGTGATGATCTCACCGATTGCCTTGCCATCATGGGGGACTTCTTCCCCCGCTTCGTCCACTACTTTTACCCTGCTTCCAATCATGCTGTAGCCCGCTTTCGCTTTGAGGCGGTACTGCTCCTCTTTTGGCCGTCCCTTTTCCGTCGACCTTAGTACAGAAGTCGTAATCAGCGGGGAGATTTCTGTCATTCCGTACACCTGGATGAATTCCCAATTCAGATCTTCTTCCACCCTTCTGACAAAGGCAGGCGGAGGTGCTGATCCGGCAATGACCACCCTCACACTTTGATCAATTTCCCGGACCTTCTCCGGGAAGCGTTCAAGGACCATATTAAGTACAGTCGGCGCCATATGCATGACTGTTACGCCGTGAGCTTCCACTTTATCCAGTATCACCTCCGGATCCACCTTCCGAAGCATCACCTGGGTCGCGCCGTTGGCTGTATAGTAAAAAGGCGACCCCCAACCGTTCACATGGAACATCGGCAGGACGTGAAGGAGTGTATCCTGATCCGATACCTTTAAATGATGCATCGATGATAAGGCATGCAAATAATTTGAGCGATGGGACAGAAGCACACCTTTCGGGTCTCCTGTCGTTCCGCTCGTATAAAGCAGGGAAGCGATATCCGTTTCTTCCAATGAAACCCGCTGGATAACCACTTGATTTTCACTTATAAAGATTCACTTTCAATGCCCTGCTTTCACACGGCTCGGCCAATCCCCGTAGAGACCCGTAGAAGCCCTCGAGCATTTCCGTTGTATTCGGGGCAAGATAAGCAACCTTATCCCCTTTCTTAATGCCCCATTCCTTCATTCCCCTAGACAGCTGGTTCACTCGTTCGGACAACTGCCTGTAAGTCAAACGCTTTTCATCATCGATGATCGCCACCTTATCACCGTACTGCTCCACGGCCCTGTCCAAAAAATCCGTCAACACTAAAGGTACATGCATATGTAACGCCAGCCTTTCCCGATAAAATATTTATGTGATATATGGAGTATTTTAACAGATACCGGTTACATTTTGCGAATATTCTGATATATACTTTTTCACTGGAACTCATCTTTCCCTTCATCATTCAATATAAAAAAGCAGCATGATGACACAAATGGTCATCATGCTGCTTTTGGTCAGCGTCCTCTTTTAGCCGTATTCGATGATCTTGAATTTCCGTTGCGGAGGTGTGAACCGCTTTTCCCGGGTTTGTTGCTGGTATTCCGCTTAGACTGCCTTCCCCTTGATGAGCCTTCACCACTCTGTCGGGACGGTCTGTCTTCGCTTTTGCCGCGGCGGCCACGGGAGGATTCCCTTTCCTCTCCGCTCCGGGCCCTTCCTCCCCGGCTGGACTTTGCTTTTCGGTCTTTGTTTGCCTGGATGTGTTTTTCCCGGCGGTCTTTTGCGCTTTCTTCTGATCCCTTCTTGACAGGTGCAGATGATGAAAGAGGGACTTCTACGATACGGCGGGGTAACGTACGGTCGATTCCTTTCTCAATTGCAGCCAGATCCTGCTTGTCCTTTAATGCAACAAAGGTGATCGCCAGTCCGTCATGACCGGCACGGCCTGTGCGCCCGATTCTGTGTATATACGATTCAAGGTCCTGTGGGATGTCGTAGTTGAACACATGTGTGACACCTTCCACGTCAAGTCCACGGGCAGCTACATCGGTTGCGATCAGCAGCTGGAGTTTCGCATCCCTGAACTTCTTCATCACGGCTTCCCTTTTTGCCTGGGATAAGTCACCGTGAAGTTCGTCGACCAGAAAGCCCCTCGCTTTCAAGTCACCGAGCAGCTTGCTGACCCTTCTTTTCGTACGGCAGAAAATGATGCCTAAAAACGGCTGTACGTCCTGGATCGTTTGACTGAGGGCATCCAGTTTCTGACGATCCGTCGTTTCCACGATTTCCTGTTGGATTTCCTGAACAATTTTCTCTTTCTCACGAATCTGCACATTCAGCGGCTGCTTCATATATCGCTTGCCAATCTTGCGTATATCCTTGGACATCGTCGCTGAAAACAGTGCTGTCTGACGGGTAAACGGCGTCTCACGAATGATCGTTTCCACCTCATCGAAGAAACCGATGTGAAGCATTTGATCCGCTTCATCGAGGACAAGGAACGATACGTTCGAGAAGTCGACCGTTTCCCTGCGTACATGATCAAGGATACGGCCAGGTGTCCCGATCACGATATGGATCGCTTTATTTCTCAGCCTTTTAATCTGTTTATCGACATCCTGGCCTCCGTATACGGCCAGAACATGTATATCATCTTCTGCTGAAGACAGCAGCTGATTTAATTCAGCCGTCACCTGGATCGCAAGCTCCCTTGTAGGTGTGACAATCAGGGATTGAATCTCGTCCCGCTCCGGATCGATCTTCTCAAGCATCGGCAGGAGAAACGCCATCGTCTTTCCGGTTCCTGTCTGTGCTTGTCCGATCACGTCTTTCCCATCGAGTAAAGCCGGGATCGTTTCGCTCTGGATCGGTGTCGGTTCTGTGATTGATTGTTCTTTTAATGCATTAACGTACTTAGTTTGAATTCCTAAACTAGTAAAATCTTTCATGGGGTCACCTCTTTGTACCCCATTATACCTGTAATCTCCTTTAGAAAATAGGGCACTATGTTATAATGGGGAAATCGTGAAATGAAAAGAGGAATAGAATGTTATCATTTGAAGATAAATTATCCATTGTCGAAGAGTTCAGTGAATTATCCCGTAAAGATGTTTCATTAAACAGGGTGAATTTTCACTTTGAAGAAAGTCTGTATGAAAAAACGACCGTGGTGTATCATCTGCATCCGAACGGCAACGGATTTGTTTATACCGGCAGCCTTCCAGATTATGAAGCCGACAAAAAAGGGCTCGTCAACATCCGTGACTTTGACCGGGAAGAGCTGAAAAGCATCATCCGCGCGTCCATCGATCTGCTGGCTACCGAAGAAGAAACCGTACCTCCAGTCGAAGAGCGCTGGAAAGATACTGAAGGTCACACCCTCCTGCTCATTGAAGAGGACGACCGCTGGAGTATTTATGCCGGTGATAACCTTGAGGACAGCTTTGGCGGATACGATGAAGCCGCCCTGTACCTTCGGGAGGAAGGCTTCCGCCGGAGATAATATGAAAGGCCGAATCGGATGTCCGGTTCGGCCTTTCGTGTATAGTCCATTCTTATAGTGAACGCGTCAAAATATCCCTTACGCTTTCAGCGTCCATTTCTTTATACGTCCCGACTCCCGGCTTGATGAACGTTTTCTCAACGATCGCATCGAATTCGCTGTCATCGATTTCATAATCGGCGAGGCGTTCAGGCGCACCTAAGGAATTCCAGAAGTCACGGAGCGCTTTGGCCCCTTCCCGCGCCACTTCGATATCCTCTTTCCCTTTCGATTCTATGCCGAAGACATTGACCGCTAGCTGCTTCACTCTTGATAGGTCTTCTTCCAATACATGCTCCAGCCAATTCGGGAATAATATCGCAAGACCCCCGCCGTGGGGGATATCATATACGGCTGAAATCGCATGCTCGATCCGGTGCGTCGCCCAATCCCCTCCGTCTGTTCCGTTAGATAACGTTCCGTTGAACGCCGTCGTACTGACATACATCATCGTTTCCCGATGCTCGAAGGATTGCATGTCTTCCAGCAATTTAGGACCGGTGGCGATCGCGGTTCTCAGCAGGGACTCGATGAAACCGTCAATCATCGGAGTGTTTTCCGTGCGATGGAAGTAATGCTCCAGTGCGTGTGACATGCTGTCCACGATTCCGTAGACCGTTTGATCCCGGGGCACGGAGAATGTGTACGATGGATCAAGGATTGATAACTTCGGAAATACATGGGGTGACGACCAGCCAAGCTTATCGTTCGTTTCCCAATTGGTGATCACGGATACAGGGTTCATTTCAGAGCCGGTCGCAGCAAGCGTCAGAACCGTTCCAAATGGCAACGCTTCTGTGATCGGCGATTTTCCTGTGATAAGATCCCAGGCATCCCCATCATATGTGGCACCGGCCGCGATCGCTTTCGTGCAATCGATCACGCTCCCTCCACCTGCAGCAAGGATGAAGTCGATTCCTTCTTCACGGCAGATTTCTACCCCTTTCCGTACAGTCGTCAGACGAGGGTTGGGTTCGACACCGCTCAATTCGAAAATCTTTGCGTCGATCTTCTTCAATTCGGCCGTCACATCATCATAAACACCATTCTTTTTAATGCTCCCTCCCCCGTACACGAGTAACACGTTCACACCTTTTTCGAGAGTGGTGGATAATTGCTTCACTTCACCTCTTCCGAAGTAAAGCTTTGTAGGATTATATTGTAAAAATGTATTCATTTCTGCACCTCATTTTGTTTTTATATCTTCATTCTAGCAAAGAGTCAGCTCAATGAGATATTGAACCTTTTTCATCCCTTTCATCAAAATATTTGATAGTTAAGATGTCAGGGAAGCGATCAACTGGGTCAACGGAGGAGTCAGCCATTTCTTATTTTGATAGATGATTTGAGTATAAACCTTTACATCCCCATGATTGAAAGGAAGCATCACAAGCTTCCCGCTTTGAAGTTCTTTCTTCACTGAGATCTCCGGCAGGATTGCAATTCCCAGTTCATCAGCCACACACTGCTTGATTGCCTCTAGACTGCTAAAGGAAATGACTGATTTAGGCTGAATTCCTCCCTCATTCAGCACCTGCTCCAGCAGCACCCTGTACGAGCAGCCTTCTTCAGTCAAAATCAGTGTTTCCGATGCAAGCTCATTCAATTCGATTGCATCAAGGCCCGTCAACCGGTGGCCGGGAGATCCGATCATGACGAGCTGTTCCTGCCTGATCGGGATGGTCGTCAACTCCGGATGCTCCACATAACGGTCCATGAGGATGGATAGATCGAACTTCCCCTCAAGTGTCCCTTCTTTCAGATTGGGACAAAGCCCCGATGCAAGCAGGATCTTGAGCTCCGGGTGCTGTTCTTTCAGCTGTTTGATGAATGGGGTGATGAAGTAGGCAGCAAGTGATTCGACCGTCCCGACCCGGAGCGTTCCACGGAGATTGCTTTCCTTCGAGAGCCTCTCCTCCGCCTCATCCAGCAGGGAGAGTATTTGATCCACATAGTAATACAGCTCTTCACCTGATTGGGTCAAGCGCATCTTCCTGCCCGACCTTTCAAATAATTTGGTCCCGTAATGCTCCTCGAGCTTCTTTATTTGAGTGGTCACACTGGATTGTGCGTAGCCCAGCTCTTCGCCTGTCTTTGTATAACTTCCCCATTTGGCCACTTCTTTAAAGGTGTAGTAATAATTCACATCCATAGAGATCCTCCATCATTTATTCCGATAGTTGGTATCGATTATTATAGATAACTCCCATCCTTCAATCAATGATATACTCCTATCCAATGAAAAAAGCGTGGGTCTACGGGACAAAATATGGCGCCCACACGGTCCGGTGCGGTACACTTAGACGACCAAAGCGCTTATGACAGATCATTTGATTTATAGAGGAGTGTTGAATTCTTGAAAATACTTACCCTGTTAGGAAGTACGCGAAAAAACGGCAATTCCGAGTATATAGCGAGAAAAATCGTAGAAGGGACCGATCATACCATCGTCTCCCTGGCCGATATGCATATTGAAGCGATCGAGGACTTACGGCATGCAGAAGGCGGTTTCGTACCGGTCGACGATGATTATGAACAGCTTGTCCGATTAATCGAAGAGCACGACGTACTGCTTTTCGCCACACCTCTTTATTGGTACGGGATGAGCGGCCCCATGAAGAATTTCTTCGACCGATGGAGTCAGTACCTAAGGGATCAGCGCTTTCACCTGAAGGAAGAACTCATGAAGAAGAAAGCATATGTCGTCATCACCGGTGGAAGTTCAGCCAAAATCAAAGCCCTTCCCCTTGTACAGCAGTTCGATTACATTTTCCAATTCGTCAATATGGAATTTGCCGATTACATCATCGGCGCCGGCGTCAAACCGGGAGAAGTCCAACATGATATCGCTGCCCTCGAAAAAGCGGCCCGTTGGAATGCATCATTTAAATAATGGACGTCATATCCGAATGGCTTTCCGGAATTCTTATATAGAATTTCGGAGGTTGTTTGGATTTTTTTATTACCATTTTAATGTGTCAGGGGCCGGAACAGCCCACTTAAGGAAAACAATGTGCTAATCACAGCCCCTTCTGGACATAGTAAGGACAAAACCCCATTGGAGGTGCTTTATGGATTTCCCGACGATCCACACAAACTTCTGGGATGCTGTGATGGCGATCCCCATCATCATGGCAGTCACTCAGCTGATCAAGCTCTTCTTCAAGCCGCCTGCCTTTCTCATCCCGAATATCGCGGTCACTCTCGGGCTCCTCATCTCTATTTTCATCAGCCATAAAGGACATCTTCCGACCGGGGTTTTCATGGGCTTTTTTTACGGATATGCCGCAATAGGAAACTACGCTTCGTTAAAAACAACCCTGTTAACGCTCAGGGGGGAGAAAAAACAGTAGTGAAGTAACTTAGTAAAAAAACGAACAAGCGTTCTTGTTTTTAGCATGACTTTTGTTTTATAATAAAAGAGTACTTAAATACAAGCGAATTGGAGTGGAAATGATGAAGCATCAAGCTACACCTTATTTTAGTTTCAATGGTCAGGCAAAAGAAGCATTGGCGTATTACAAAGATGTGTTTGACGGGGAGATCCTCAGCGTCATGACTTTCGGAGAAGCCGATTTCCCCAGTCCACCTGAAATGTCAGAACATATCATGCATGCCCAGTTTAAAAAAGGAGAGCTGTTCTTCATGATGTCAGACAGTTTCCCCGGTCAGGAAACGACGGCAGGAAATCACATTTCACTCGTACTGGAGCTTGAAAGCGAAGAAGAAATCCAGCATTATTACCGCCGTTTAACCGAAAAAGGGACGGTTGTGATGGAACTGCAAGACACGTTCTGGGGCGCTGTTTATGCAAAGGTGAAAGACCCATACGGCATTCATTGGGACTTGAACTATACGAAGAAATAACATCTGTGGGCGCTGTACATAACTCACCACCCGCTGAACAAGCATTGTACGCTGTTTGAACCAATCAATCCGGACGCATTCGATTTCCAACCATACAGATCGAATCATCGTCCGGATTTTCCTTTCCTTTGAAATCATCTGTTTCAGTTACTTTCATCCCCCTCTCTCCCCTTGATATTTTTGTCCCGAATGAGGTTTTAACCCCCGCTATTTTAGGGAATGGAATATGAACATTATGTTCATTTACCTTAATCATTGGAGGCTCTCTTATGGAATTACACAACGGCAGTTTGTTCTGGCCAACTACATTAAACAACGAACGGTTTGAAAATCATTACGATGTCGCCATCATCGGAGGCGGGATGTCAGGCATTTTATGTGCCTATGTCCTGACAGAAGCCGGATTGAAAGTGGCTGTCATTGAAAAGAGAAAGATCGCCGCCGGCAGCTCTTCTGCGAACACAGGACTGCTCCAATTTTCGAACGATATCATGCTCCATGAGCTGATCGATCAAATCGGTGAAGAGAAAGCAGTGCGATTTTATAAGCTTTGTCTGGAGGCTGTGGAAAACCTGGAGCAAGTGGCGATGAAGTGCACATTGTCACCTGAATTCTCAAGGAGGAAAAGCATCTATTACGCCAGTACCCCACGTCACGTCCCGAAACTGAAAAAAGAATATAAAACGTTGAAGGCTCACGGGTTTCCTGTTGAGTACTGGACGAGAAAAGACATAAAGGAACGCCTGCCGTTCTCAAAGTCCGGCGCCCTGATCACCCACGGAGACGCCGAGGTGAATCCATACCGGTTCGTAAAGGGGATATTTGATTATTTACAGGAAGAAAATAAGACGACGTTCTTCGAAAATCTTGAGGCCGTAGAGATTGAAGAATGTCCTGATTCGGTAAATATCCATACGCCTGAAGGAATCATCCATGCATCTCAGATCGTACATGCAACCGGCTATGAAACACCGCCGATCGGGAAGAAGATCGGGACCGAAATCAACCGTTCATACGCAATCGCCACCAAGCCGATCGACGACTTGTCTCAATGGGATGAACGGGCACTCATATGGGAAACCAAGCGACCTTATCTTTATATGCGCACAACCGCAGACAACCGGATCATTGCAGGCGGCCTCGATGAGGATCACCATGAAGCCCCTCAAAGTAAAAAGAAAATAAAAAAACGTGGGAAGCGGATCGAAAAAGCTATTCAAAAGCTCTTCCCCGACCTGGACATCAAAATGGACTACGCCTGGGGGGCAAGCTTCGGGGAATCGGTGGATAACCTTCCCTTCATCGGCAAGCATCCGGAAAAAGAGAATATCTATTACCTGCTGGGCTATGGAGGTAACGGAACCGTCTACAGCATGCTCGGTTCCCAAATACTCCGCGACCTCATCTTGAAACGACCAAATCCGGATGCAGAGATTGTAAAGTTAGACAGGTGAAAATAGAGGTTGGGACAAAAGGATCCCCGCCAATAAAAAATCCGAACGAAGATTTATCAACATCTACTTCGTTCGGATTTTTTGACGAAAACCCACCGCCGCCCGAGGAAAGCGAAGCCTTGTACGGAAATCAACAGCGGGACAAAATGAGGTGCATTTTATAGTAGTTCTTCGTATTTTTTAGAGGGAAGGCATCGTTATGAACCAGCCTCTAATAACATATGATAATGCTTATCGATTTTTTTGAGGGTTCCTTCTGTGATCAGTTCTTTCGTAAGTGAGGTGACCGTTTCCCGGGTCGATCCGATGAAGCTTGCGATGTCTTGGTGGGTAAGGGGGACATGGATTTTGATCAGCTTTCCTTCACTTTCTCCAAAGCTTTTCATCAAAAAAGACATGAGGTGGAGGATTCTTTCTTTCACAGGCACGTACATGATCCGCTCGAGGAACATGTTTCTCTCCTTCATATGCCTGTGGAGAACCAAATAAAGTTCAGTGAGCACCGCTGGATGGGTGACATGCAAGCTGTCGACCTGTTTTTGTGAGAGGACGCGCACGTTAGTCGGTTCGATCGCCTGCGCAAACACCCCTTCATCATCAAGGCTGAAGCGTTCAATATTACTGAAGAAGTCTCCTTCCCCAAGGACAGCAAGGATGGTGCTCCGGCCGTCATCACTGTTTTTAAAAAGCTTGATTTTCCCGGATTCGATCATATAAAGATTCTTCCCGAAAGAATATGGTTGAAAGATGATATCCTTCTTCCCGTATGTCATGAGTTTCGCCGGCAGTTCTTCGACTGCGGAAACCTGATATTGGGTTGCTGAATTCATGAAGCTCCCTCCCCATCACTTTCAAACTGATCCAGAAACTTGCCATACCCCTCTTCTTCGAGCTTATCTTTCGGTACGAAACGAAGGGCTGCAGAGTTCATGCAATAGCGTAAGCCGGTTGGCTTCGGCCCGTCCTTGAACACATGACCGAGATGGGAGTCTGCGTGCCTGCTCCTCACTTCCGTCCGCACCATGAACAAGCCTCGATCTTCCAGTTCTACAATATTCTCTTCCACAAGCGGCTTTGTGAAACTCGGCCATCCTGTTCCACTTTTGTATTTATCCTTCGAGCTGAACAGCGGTTCCCCTGACACAACATCCACATAAATACCTTCATCTTTATTATCCCAGTACGCGTTGTTAAAAGCTTCCTCCGTACCATCTTCCTGTGTGACCTTGTATTGGATGTCTGTCAGCTTTTCTTTTAACTCCTCATCCGTAAAGGTTGGATAGAGGGAATTGGTTTCAAGCTTGATATGCCGATCCTCTCCCCAGGCTTCATCGAGAAAGTCATCCCTGCCTGAGTTGTTTCGATAAAACTTGTAACTCAATTTATTTTTTTTGTAATAATCCTGGTGATAATCTTCTGCTTTGTAAAACGTTTTAGCCGGTTTGATTTCCGTCACGATTTCTTCATCAAAGCGGCCTGAGTCCGCTAGTTCCTGTTTGGACGCCTCGGCAAGCTTCTTCTGCTGTTCGTCATGATAGAAGATC
The nucleotide sequence above comes from Bacillus sp. KH172YL63. Encoded proteins:
- a CDS encoding DEAD/DEAH box helicase, which codes for MKDFTSLGIQTKYVNALKEQSITEPTPIQSETIPALLDGKDVIGQAQTGTGKTMAFLLPMLEKIDPERDEIQSLIVTPTRELAIQVTAELNQLLSSAEDDIHVLAVYGGQDVDKQIKRLRNKAIHIVIGTPGRILDHVRRETVDFSNVSFLVLDEADQMLHIGFFDEVETIIRETPFTRQTALFSATMSKDIRKIGKRYMKQPLNVQIREKEKIVQEIQQEIVETTDRQKLDALSQTIQDVQPFLGIIFCRTKRRVSKLLGDLKARGFLVDELHGDLSQAKREAVMKKFRDAKLQLLIATDVAARGLDVEGVTHVFNYDIPQDLESYIHRIGRTGRAGHDGLAITFVALKDKQDLAAIEKGIDRTLPRRIVEVPLSSSAPVKKGSEESAKDRREKHIQANKDRKAKSSRGGRARSGEERESSRGRRGKSEDRPSRQSGEGSSRGRQSKRNTSNKPGKSGSHLRNGNSRSSNTAKRGR
- a CDS encoding H-type small acid-soluble spore protein, whose protein sequence is MDYNRAKQILSSSAEVEVKYRDASVWIDSVNEDGRTAVVHLRGPLEERSEVSIEDLEEA
- a CDS encoding LysR family transcriptional regulator encodes the protein MDVNYYYTFKEVAKWGSYTKTGEELGYAQSSVTTQIKKLEEHYGTKLFERSGRKMRLTQSGEELYYYVDQILSLLDEAEERLSKESNLRGTLRVGTVESLAAYFITPFIKQLKEQHPELKILLASGLCPNLKEGTLEGKFDLSILMDRYVEHPELTTIPIRQEQLVMIGSPGHRLTGLDAIELNELASETLILTEEGCSYRVLLEQVLNEGGIQPKSVISFSSLEAIKQCVADELGIAILPEISVKKELQSGKLVMLPFNHGDVKVYTQIIYQNKKWLTPPLTQLIASLTS
- a CDS encoding alkaline phosphatase, whose translation is MKKSMKKILPVAVVSTLALGSFIGMNQDNTEVEAKDYKHGKPKNVIFMIGDGMGVPYTTGLRYMNDNPDTAEMENTAFDPYLVGLQTTYPEDEKENVTDSAAAATAMSGGVKTYNNAIAVDNDKSDVKTVLEQAKENGMSTGIVSTSQITHATPASYGAHEEQRKSEDAIANDYYDEMINGKHKIDVMLGGGTDFFEREDRNLADEFKNDGYSYVKSAEELGKDDNEQVLGLFAESGMDKMIDRDEKQPSLADMTTAALDRLENNKKGFFLMVEGSQIDWAGHDNDVVAAMSEMKDFELAFEKVRDFAKENGETLVIVTADHSTGGISIGADGEYNWDPAPIQAAKHTPDYMAEQIVNGASVEDTLAENIDLELTEEEVASVKTAAETGDQTKIDDAIEKIFDKRSGTGWTTGGHTGDDVPVYAFGPEKERFAGRIDNTDQAKLIFDILKGKGKHKGHHDKDKDREKH
- a CDS encoding iron-containing alcohol dehydrogenase, with protein sequence MNTFLQYNPTKLYFGRGEVKQLSTTLEKGVNVLLVYGGGSIKKNGVYDDVTAELKKIDAKIFELSGVEPNPRLTTVRKGVEICREEGIDFILAAGGGSVIDCTKAIAAGATYDGDAWDLITGKSPITEALPFGTVLTLAATGSEMNPVSVITNWETNDKLGWSSPHVFPKLSILDPSYTFSVPRDQTVYGIVDSMSHALEHYFHRTENTPMIDGFIESLLRTAIATGPKLLEDMQSFEHRETMMYVSTTAFNGTLSNGTDGGDWATHRIEHAISAVYDIPHGGGLAILFPNWLEHVLEEDLSRVKQLAVNVFGIESKGKEDIEVAREGAKALRDFWNSLGAPERLADYEIDDSEFDAIVEKTFIKPGVGTYKEMDAESVRDILTRSL
- a CDS encoding dimethylarginine dimethylaminohydrolase family protein, yielding MSLNSPMAPNHKTYCANEYGKLKKVMVVSPEYMRINEIINETQKHFLKENINIDKAVEQHKTFVETLEKHGSEVIHLTPSPAFNEQVFTRDIGFTIHEHFFVASMNTDVRSGEVETLKNWLKANEVPSRGLLHSIEGGDVLVDGENIWIGVSGRTNQLAIQSLRNQLPEYTVHEIPLKDDILHLDCVFTIISSEWAIVYPPAFSPEDLALIKEHYQVITVSDDEQFQMGPNVLAIGDNKIISLVQNHSMNERIRDKGFEVIELDLSEIIKSGGSFRCCTLPLIRE